One Aquarana catesbeiana isolate 2022-GZ linkage group LG04, ASM4218655v1, whole genome shotgun sequence genomic region harbors:
- the LOC141139273 gene encoding uncharacterized protein, translated as MAEISIFSINVRSIKDTSRRQAVLTFLSSQQSDVYMLQECALPPLRRYTHLSSQWTLGPSYWSGGGDCKSAGVAILVRGGRFTVDSIHELVCGRLLVIDGSWVEEPVRLINVYAPPDKNARLELFQTLRTQLVTTRTVVIGGDFNCPIEEDGRSSSIYAKLDATSRLLKEMISEASLQDAVGSIGKGTVNYSWCRPDGSVRSRIDFVLTSRTVKHREFSMVPCFFSDHRAIHFRGDLGEGFARGPGSWKLNSTLLENEELLGELREAYATWTEEKRFFGRVSDWWEFVKVKLRSFFQARGRQRVCARRRELRRLQRQLQSLQDLQHCGWDVRQDLEDTKRSLKGHFEEESRHIVFRAKVENLEKGEKCNSFFFRKLHSGHTPLSELRDETGTLQKGKKAVMKVVSDYYTNLYSPKETDTQAADRFLSELFARSIRRNPEIRGITAPGPDRREVKCSLYMDDVTVFCADRRSIDTLAQTCEDFGQASGAKVNCGKSEVMLFGKWFLPSSAPIPFSVKTDFIKILGVWFGAEGAALKSWEERLSKMRQKFGLWSLRELTIEGKTLVLRSEILPVLQYLAQAWPPRVNTCKAITRAVFHFIWSSKMDRVKRAVMFKEPLKGGKGVPDIATLLRVCFACNCIRRTLVDRTVDSGGNSMSRFFLLPLWRTLGWDKWDSSIPYNWDTPWYYLDTFKFIKELGLHGVKPDLWKPKTIHKLIRASDIVETVPGLPSATCKVVWRNVSSKRLTNRHKDLAWMAIQGGLPLRTFMHARNLCRYRHCPFCIIQEETALHVFWECPFAQDLLRALEPELKDFVPQTAITHFGVLNGLFCGTHSQEDIDGAWRVLCCFKDALWCARKRLIHQRERMSIEDCRRLVHSLLRDYHLMDFKEEEEV; from the exons atggctgagatctcaatcttttccattaatgtgaggagtatcaaggatacatctagaaggcaagcggtcctgacctttctttcaagtcagcagagtgatgtctacatgcttcaggagtgcgcccttcctcccttgaggaggtacactcatctgtcctcccagtggacccttggtccctcctactggtccgggggtggcgattgcaagtctgcaggcgtagccattctggtcaggggtgggcgtttcacggttgactctatccatgagctagtctgtggccgtcttttggtcatagacggctcgtgggtggaagagccagttaggctcatcaacgtgtacgcccccccagacaagaatgcgcggctggaactcttccagaccctgcggacccaactcgtcaccaccagaacagtagtgatcggcggtgattttaactgtccgatcgaggaggatgggcgcagctccagcatatacgcaaaacttgatgctacttctaggctgctcaaggagatgatctcggaggcctccttgcaggacgccgtgggatccatagggaaagggaccgtgaactattcgtggtgccgacccgatggatctgtgcgttccaggattgacttcgtgctcacttcaagaacagtcaagcatcgtgagttctccatggtcccctgctttttctctgaccacagggctattcactttcggggtgacctgggcgagggctttgcccgcggaccgggttcctggaagctgaatagcaccctgctggaaaacgaggaattgctgggggaactccgagaagcctatgccacctggacggaggaaaagagattcttcggaagggtaagtgactggtgggagtttgtgaaggttaagctgcgtagcttctttcaggcaaggggacgccagcgtgtgtgtgccaggaggagggaactcaggagactgcagcgtcagttgcagtccctgcaggaccttcagcactgtggctgggacgttaggcaggacctggaggacaccaagaggagcctgaaaggacacttcgaggaagaatccaggcacattgtcttccgtgccaaggtggagaatcttgagaaaggtgagaagtgtaattctttctttttcaggaaactccactcaggacacacacccttgtcagagttgcgcgacgagaccggaacactccagaaggggaagaaggctgtgatgaaagtggtcagcgactactacaccaacctctactccccgaaagaaacggacacacaggcggccgacaggttcctgtcag agctcttcgcccgaagcatcagacggaacccagagatcagagggatcaccgcaccaggaccggacagacgggaggtcaagtgctcactctacatggacgacgtgacggtgttctgtgctgaccggcgctccatcgacacactcgcccagacctgtgaggacttcggccaagcttcaggggcaaaggtcaactgcgggaagtcagaggtcatgctcttcggaaagtggttcctgccttcttctgcaccaattcctttcagcgtcaagacggacttcatcaaaatccttggggtctggtttggagctgagggcgcagccctgaagtcctgggaggaaagactgtcaaagatgcgacagaagtttggactttggagcctcagagaactcaccatcgaaggcaaaacactggtactccgcagcgagattctccctgtgttgcagtacctcgcccaggcctggccccctcgggtcaacacctgtaaggccatcaccagggcggtgtttcacttcatctggagctccaaaatggacagagtgaagcgggcggttatgttcaaggaacccctcaagggcggtaagggcgtgcccgacatcgctacactattgagggtgtgctttgcttgtaactgcatccgcaggacattggtggacagaactgtggactctggcggtaactctatgtcccgttttttcctcctgcctctttggaggacccttggatgggacaaatgggacagctccatcccctacaactgggacacgccttggtactacttggacaccttcaagtttattaaggagctggggctacatggagtgaagcccgacttgtggaagccaaaaactatccacaagttgatcagagcatcggacattgttgagactgttccaggcctcccttcagccacttgtaaagtggtctggaggaatgtttcttcaaagagactcaccaacaggcacaaagatctggcatggatggcaatccaaggggggctgccactcaggacatttatgcatgccagaaacctgtgtagatacaggcactgccccttttgcatcatccaggaggaaactgctctgcatgttttctgggagtgcccctttgcacaggacctgttgagggccctggaacctgaactcaaagactttgtaccacagactgcaatcacacactttggtgtgttgaacggactcttctgtggaactcattcacaggaggacattgacggtgcctggcgggtgctgtgttgctttaaggacgctctatggtgcgccagaaagcgcctcatccaccagcgggagaggatgtccatcgaggactgtcgcagactggttcacagtctgctcagagactatcacctgatggacttcaaggaggaagaggaggtctga
- the LOC141139272 gene encoding uncharacterized protein: MAEISIFSINVRSIKDTSRRQAVLTFLSSQQSDVYMLQECALPPLRRYTHLSSQWTLGPSYWSGGGDCKSAGVAILVRGGRFTVDSIHELVCGRLLVIDGSWVEEPVRLINVYAPPDKNARLELFQTLRTQLVTTRTVVIGGDFNCPIEEDGRSSSIYAKLDATSRLLKEMISEASLQDAVGSIGKGTVNYSWCRPDGSVRSRIDFVLTSRTVKHREFSMVPCFFSDHRAIHFRGDLGEGFARGPGSWKLNSTLLENEELMGELREAYATWTEEKRFFGRVSDWWEFVKVKLRSFFQARGRQRVCARRRELRRLQRQLQSLQDLQHCGWDVRQDLEDTKRSLKGHFEEESRHIVFRAKVENLEKGEKCNSFFFRKLHSGHTPLSELRDETGTLQKGKKAVMKVVSDYYTNLYSPKETDTQAADRFLSELFARSIRRNPEIRGITAPGPDRREVKCSLYMDDVTVFCADRRSIDTLAQTCEDFGQASGAKVNCGKSEVMLFGKWFLPSSAPIPFSVKTDFIKILGVWFGAEGAALKSWEERLSKMRQKFGLWSLRDLTIEGKTLVLRSEILPVLQYLAQAWPPRVNTCKAITRAVFHFIWSSKMDRVKRAVMFKEPLKGGKGVPDIATLLRVCFACNCIRRTLVDRTVDSGGNSMSRFFLLPLWRTLGWDKWDSSIPYNWDTPWYYLDTFKFIKELGLHGVKPDLWKPKTIHKLIRASDIVETVPGLPSATCKVVWRNVSSKRLTNRHKDLAWMAIQGGLPLRTFMHARNLCRYRHCPFCIIQEETALHVFWECPFAQDLLRALEPELKDFVPQTAITHFGVLNGLFCGTHSQEDIDGAWRVLCCFKDALWCARKRLIHQRERMSIEDCRRLVHSLLRDYHLMDFKEEEEV; encoded by the exons atggctgagatctcaatcttttccattaatgtgaggagtatcaaggatacatctagaaggcaagcggtcctgacctttctttcaagtcagcagagtgatgtctacatgcttcaggagtgcgcccttcctcccctgaggaggtacactcatctgtcctcccagtggacccttggtccctcctactggtccgggggtggcgattgcaagtctgcaggcgtagccattctggtcaggggtgggcgtttcacggttgactctatccatgagctagtctgtggccgtcttttggtcatagacggctcgtgggtggaagagccagttaggctcatcaacgtgtacgctcccccagacaagaatgcgcggctggaactcttccagaccctgcggacccaactcgtcaccaccagaacagtagtgatcggcggtgattttaactgtccgatcgaggaggatgggcgcagctccagcatatacgcaaaacttgatgctacttctaggctgctcaaggagatgatctcggaggcctccttgcaggacgccgtgggatccatagggaaagggaccgtgaactattcgtggtgccgacccgatggatctgtgcgttccaggattgacttcgtgctcacttcaagaacagtcaagcatcgggagttctccatggtcccctgctttttctctgaccacagggctattcactttcggggtgacctgggcgagggctttgcccgcggaccgggttcctggaagctgaatagcaccctgctggaaaacgaggaattgatgggggaactccgagaagcctatgccacctggacggaggaaaagagattcttcggaagggtaagtgactggtgggagtttgtgaaggttaagctgcgtagcttctttcaggcaaggggacgccagcgtgtgtgtgccaggaggagggaactcaggagactgcagcgtcagttgcagtccctgcaggaccttcagcactgtggctgggacgttaggcaggacctggaggacaccaagaggagcctgaaaggacacttcgaggaagaatccaggcacattgtcttccgtgccaaggtggagaatcttgagaaaggtgagaagtgtaattctttctttttcaggaaactccactcaggacacacacccttgtcagagttgcgcgacgagaccggaacactccagaaggggaagaaggctgtgatgaaagtggtcagcgactactacaccaacctctactccccgaaagaaacggacacacaggcggccgacaggttcctgtcag agctcttcgcccgaagcatcagacggaacccagagatcagagggatcaccgcaccaggaccggacagacgggaggtcaagtgctcactctacatggacgacgtgacggtgttctgtgctgaccggcgctccatcgacacactcgcccagacctgtgaggacttcggccaagcttcaggggcaaaggtcaactgcgggaagtcagaggtcatgctcttcggaaagtggttcctgccttcttctgcaccaattcctttcagcgtcaagacggacttcatcaaaatccttggggtctggtttggagctgagggcgcagccctgaagtcctgggaggaaagactgtcaaagatgcgacagaagtttggactttggagcctcagagatctcaccatcgaaggcaaaacactggtactccgcagcgagattctccctgtgttgcagtacctcgcccaggcctggccccctcgggtcaacacctgtaaggccatcaccagggcggtgtttcacttcatctggagctccaaaatggacagagtgaagcgggcggttatgttcaaggaacccctcaagggcggtaagggcgtgcccgacatcgctacactattgagggtgtgctttgcttgtaactgcatccgcaggacattggtggacagaactgtggactctggtggtaactctatgtcccgttttttcctcctgcctctttggaggacccttggatgggacaaatgggacagctccatcccctacaactgggacacgccttggtactacttggacaccttcaagtttattaaggagctggggctacatggagtgaagcccgacttgtggaagccaaaaactatccacaagttgatcagagcatcggacattgttgagactgttccaggcctcccttcagccacttgtaaagtggtctggaggaatgtttcttcaaagagactcaccaacaggcacaaagatctggcatggatggcaatccaaggggggctgccactcaggacatttatgcatgccagaaacctgtgtagatacaggcactgccccttttgcatcatccaggaggaaactgctctgcatgttttctgggagtgcccctttgcacaggacctgttgagggccctggaacctgaactcaaagactttgtaccacagactgcaatcacacactttggtgtgttgaacggactcttctgtggaactcattcacaggaggacattgacggtgcctggcgggtgctgtgctgctttaaggacgctttatggtgcgccagaaagcgcctcatccaccagcgggagaggatgtccatcgaggactgtcgcagactggttcacagtctgctcagagactatcacctgatggacttcaaggaggaagaggaggtctga